From Streptomyces sp. NBC_00690, a single genomic window includes:
- a CDS encoding diacylglycerol/lipid kinase family protein — MRALLVVNPAATTTSARTRDVLIHALASEMKLEAITTEYRGHGRDLARRAAESGEIDLVVALGGDGTVNEVVNGLLHHGPEPEGLPRLAVVPGGSTNVFARALGIPNDAVEATGAILDALREKSERTVGLGLASGTPGTEDESVPSRWFTFCAGVGFDASVIGRVEQQRARGKRSTHALYVRQVMRQFLDDPHRRQGVISLERPGADPITDLALSIVCNTSPWSFLGNRPLYASPKASFDTGLDVLGLTKLSTPAVARYATQLLMSSPERGPHGKHATTLHDLTDFTLNSKVPLPFQMDGDHLGLRTSVTFTGVRRALRVIV, encoded by the coding sequence ATGCGCGCACTCCTCGTGGTCAACCCAGCAGCTACCACCACCAGTGCACGCACCCGTGATGTGTTGATCCATGCACTGGCCAGCGAGATGAAGCTGGAAGCCATCACCACGGAGTACCGGGGCCACGGCCGTGACCTGGCGCGCCGGGCCGCCGAATCCGGCGAGATCGACCTGGTCGTCGCGCTGGGCGGGGACGGCACGGTCAACGAGGTCGTGAACGGCCTGCTCCACCACGGGCCCGAGCCGGAGGGGCTGCCGCGGCTCGCGGTCGTGCCGGGCGGTTCCACCAATGTCTTCGCCCGTGCGCTCGGGATCCCCAATGACGCCGTCGAAGCCACGGGTGCGATCTTGGACGCGCTCCGCGAGAAGAGCGAGCGGACGGTGGGCCTCGGCCTGGCGTCGGGCACGCCCGGCACGGAGGACGAGTCCGTGCCCTCCCGCTGGTTCACCTTCTGCGCCGGGGTCGGCTTCGACGCCAGTGTGATCGGTCGCGTCGAACAGCAGCGGGCCCGGGGGAAGCGGTCGACCCATGCGCTGTACGTGCGCCAGGTCATGCGCCAGTTCCTGGACGACCCCCACCGCAGACAGGGCGTGATCTCCCTGGAGCGCCCCGGCGCCGATCCGATCACCGATCTCGCGCTCTCCATAGTCTGCAATACGTCTCCGTGGAGCTTCCTGGGCAATCGGCCGCTGTACGCCTCTCCGAAGGCGTCCTTCGACACCGGTCTCGACGTTCTCGGTCTGACCAAACTGTCGACGCCGGCCGTAGCCCGCTATGCCACACAGCTGTTGATGTCGAGCCCCGAGCGAGGGCCGCACGGCAAGCACGCGACGACACTCCACGACCTCACTGACTTCACCTTGAATTCAAAGGTTCCGCTGCCCTTTCAGATGGACGGTGACCATCTGGGGCTCCGTACGAGCGTGACGTTCACAGGCGTACGCCGTGCACTGCGTGTGATTGTGTGA
- a CDS encoding RNA polymerase sigma factor SigF, whose protein sequence is MRDGDGPVRNEDGPVRDEAPAVHDFPEQQARPHPVDGVDGHPAGAEPAQVGGAPPNSVGEDLSQPSVRGRADFMTDDQQHDPRDRSGARAMFVELRKLPDGSAEKAELRNRLVRMHLPLVEHLARRFRNRGEPLDDLTQVATIGLIKSVDRFDPERGVEFSTYATPTVVGEIKRHFRDKGWAVRVPRRLQELRLSLTTATAELSQQHGRSPTVHELAERLGISEEEVLEGLESANAYSTLSLDVPDTDDESPAVADTLGSEDEALEGVEYRESLKPLLEDLPPREKRILLLRFFGNMTQSQIAQEVGISQMHVSRLLARTLAQLREKLLVEE, encoded by the coding sequence ATGAGAGACGGGGACGGTCCAGTGCGGAACGAGGACGGTCCGGTGCGCGACGAGGCACCCGCGGTGCATGACTTCCCGGAACAGCAGGCAAGGCCACACCCGGTGGACGGAGTCGACGGCCACCCGGCAGGGGCGGAGCCGGCACAGGTCGGGGGCGCACCCCCCAACTCCGTCGGGGAGGACCTCAGCCAGCCGAGTGTCAGGGGGAGGGCAGATTTCATGACCGACGATCAGCAGCACGATCCACGTGACCGCAGCGGGGCTCGGGCGATGTTCGTCGAGCTCCGAAAGCTCCCGGATGGGTCTGCTGAGAAGGCGGAGCTGCGCAATCGGCTGGTCCGGATGCATCTACCTCTGGTCGAGCATCTGGCCCGACGGTTCCGCAATCGCGGGGAGCCGCTCGACGACCTCACCCAGGTCGCGACGATCGGGCTGATCAAGTCGGTGGACCGGTTCGACCCGGAGCGCGGTGTCGAATTCTCCACCTACGCCACGCCCACGGTGGTCGGCGAGATCAAGCGCCACTTCCGGGACAAGGGCTGGGCGGTACGGGTGCCGCGTCGCCTCCAGGAGCTGCGGCTCTCCTTGACGACGGCGACGGCGGAGCTGTCGCAGCAGCACGGCCGCTCGCCGACCGTGCATGAGTTGGCCGAACGGCTCGGCATCTCCGAAGAGGAGGTCCTGGAGGGCTTGGAGTCGGCGAACGCCTACTCGACGCTCTCGCTGGACGTGCCCGACACGGATGACGAGTCCCCTGCGGTGGCCGACACCCTGGGCTCCGAGGACGAGGCGCTGGAAGGTGTCGAGTACCGCGAGTCACTCAAGCCGCTGTTGGAGGATCTGCCGCCGCGCGAGAAGCGGATCCTACTGCTGCGGTTCTTCGGCAACATGACGCAGTCGCAGATCGCCCAGGAGGTGGGAATCTCGCAGATGCACGTATCGCGGCTGCTGGCCCGCACCCTGGCGCAACTGCGGGAGAAGTTGCTGGTGGAGGAGTAG
- a CDS encoding anti-sigma regulatory factor: protein MSQIAGEPGTQDFVEVRLPAAGAYLSVLRTATAGLAARLDFTLDEIEDLRIAVDEACAILLQQAVPGSVLSCVFRLIDDSLEVTVSAPTTDGRAPERDTFAWTVLSALAGKVDSSVADDRTVSISLYKQRGAGPGPA from the coding sequence GTGTCCCAGATCGCAGGCGAGCCCGGGACCCAGGACTTCGTGGAAGTCCGGCTGCCCGCAGCGGGTGCCTATCTGTCGGTGTTGCGTACGGCCACGGCCGGTCTCGCGGCGCGATTGGACTTCACCCTCGACGAAATCGAGGATCTGCGGATCGCGGTCGACGAGGCGTGCGCCATCCTGTTGCAGCAGGCGGTTCCCGGTTCGGTCCTCAGCTGTGTGTTCCGGCTCATCGACGACTCGCTGGAGGTCACGGTCTCCGCGCCGACGACCGACGGCCGGGCGCCGGAGCGCGACACCTTCGCGTGGACGGTGCTCTCCGCCTTGGCGGGGAAGGTCGACTCGTCGGTCGCCGATGACCGGACGGTCTCCATCAGTCTGTACAAACAGCGCGGCGCCGGCCCCGGGCCGGCATGA
- a CDS encoding UBP-type zinc finger domain-containing protein produces the protein MSECPHTAALPRPEPAPSSETCQACLAAGVQPVHLRLCLVCGSVGCCDSSPLRHASAHFAETGHPVMRSFEPGESWRWCFVDGSIV, from the coding sequence ATGAGCGAGTGTCCGCACACAGCAGCACTGCCTCGCCCGGAGCCGGCTCCGTCGAGCGAGACCTGTCAGGCGTGCCTCGCCGCGGGGGTCCAGCCCGTGCATCTGCGGCTCTGTCTGGTCTGCGGTTCCGTGGGCTGCTGCGATTCATCGCCGCTGAGGCACGCGAGCGCCCACTTCGCCGAGACCGGCCACCCGGTGATGCGGAGCTTCGAGCCAGGTGAGAGCTGGCGATGGTGCTTTGTCGACGGTTCGATCGTCTGA
- a CDS encoding Na+/H+ antiporter — translation MDALPLVALIAVSAVIAGAARRTPVPPPLLLVTIGLIAAYVPGVPDYTLDPHIVLPLLLPPLLHTAALDSSYLDLRANVRPVALLSVGYVLFATVSVGYLAHQLIPELPLTAALVLGAVIAPPDAVAATAIARRLGLPNRITTILQGESLVNDATAITAYKVALAAAIGEGASWAGGIGEFLLAAVGGVGVGLLLMVPIHWLRTHLKEALLQNTLSLLIPFIAYAAAEQVHASGVLAVVVVALYLGHRRWQVDFATRLQEEAVWKMVGFILESTVFALIGLQLPYVLEGLGTYGVAESLGYAIGVFVFVVAMRYLWVFPATFLPRTLSTRIREREPGVDWRAPVVVGWAGMRGVVSLAIAFSIPLTTAADEPFPARNLVLFLTFTTVIGTLVVQGLTLPALIRLLKLPKKDRYAETLAEAQAQNEASEAADERLDELLTDERNALPQALADRLRTVMERRRNAVWERLGSVNERTGESADDTYRRLAGEMIEAEREVFVRLRDARSIDDEMMRTLLRRLDLEEAAAYREEESG, via the coding sequence ATGGACGCATTGCCACTGGTGGCGCTGATCGCGGTCAGCGCCGTGATCGCGGGAGCCGCCCGCAGAACACCCGTACCGCCACCGCTGCTCCTGGTCACGATCGGGCTGATCGCCGCGTACGTCCCCGGGGTGCCGGACTACACGCTCGATCCGCACATCGTGCTTCCGCTGCTGCTGCCTCCCCTGCTGCACACGGCCGCGCTCGACAGCTCGTACCTCGACCTCCGCGCCAATGTGCGACCCGTCGCGCTGCTGTCTGTGGGGTACGTCCTCTTCGCCACGGTGTCGGTCGGCTATCTCGCCCACCAGTTGATCCCGGAACTGCCGTTGACGGCCGCGCTGGTGCTCGGAGCCGTGATCGCGCCGCCGGACGCGGTCGCGGCGACGGCCATCGCCCGCCGGCTGGGGTTGCCGAACCGGATCACCACGATCCTCCAGGGCGAGTCGCTGGTGAACGACGCGACGGCGATCACCGCCTACAAGGTGGCGCTCGCCGCAGCGATCGGTGAAGGGGCCAGCTGGGCCGGGGGGATCGGCGAGTTCCTGCTGGCAGCGGTCGGCGGGGTCGGGGTGGGGCTGCTGCTGATGGTGCCGATCCACTGGCTGCGCACGCATCTGAAGGAGGCGCTGCTCCAGAACACCCTGTCGTTGCTGATTCCGTTCATCGCGTACGCCGCCGCCGAGCAGGTCCATGCCTCCGGGGTGCTCGCCGTGGTGGTCGTGGCGCTCTACCTCGGACATCGTCGCTGGCAGGTGGACTTCGCCACCCGGCTCCAGGAGGAGGCGGTGTGGAAGATGGTGGGCTTCATCCTGGAGTCCACGGTCTTCGCGCTGATCGGCCTCCAGCTGCCCTATGTGCTCGAAGGGCTGGGCACCTACGGCGTCGCCGAATCCCTGGGGTACGCGATCGGGGTCTTCGTCTTCGTGGTGGCGATGCGCTACCTGTGGGTCTTTCCCGCCACCTTCTTGCCGCGCACGCTGTCGACGCGCATCAGGGAGCGGGAGCCGGGCGTCGACTGGCGGGCACCAGTGGTCGTGGGCTGGGCGGGGATGCGGGGCGTCGTCTCCCTGGCGATCGCGTTCTCCATCCCCCTGACCACGGCCGCCGACGAGCCCTTTCCGGCGCGGAACCTGGTGCTGTTCCTGACCTTCACCACCGTGATCGGCACCCTGGTGGTCCAGGGGCTGACCCTGCCGGCGCTCATCCGGCTGCTCAAACTGCCGAAGAAGGACCGCTACGCCGAGACGCTGGCCGAGGCTCAGGCGCAGAATGAGGCGTCCGAGGCGGCGGACGAACGGCTCGATGAGTTGCTGACGGACGAGCGCAATGCGCTGCCGCAAGCACTGGCGGACCGGTTGCGGACGGTGATGGAGCGACGGCGCAATGCGGTCTGGGAGCGGCTCGGCTCGGTCAACGAGCGAACGGGGGAGTCCGCCGACGACACCTATCGACGACTGGCGGGGGAGATGATCGAAGCCGAGCGCGAGGTGTTCGTACGGTTGCGGGACGCCCGCAGCATCGATGACGAGATGATGCGCACGTTGCTCAGGCGCCTCGACCTGGAGGAGGCCGCCGCCTATCGGGAGGAGGAGTCGGGCTGA
- a CDS encoding 1-aminocyclopropane-1-carboxylate deaminase/D-cysteine desulfhydrase, whose translation MSAPDPTAALEPRLPSPLQPVDDERFARHGLRLLLKRDDLIHPDIPGNKWRKLAPNLRAAAGRPLLTFGGAYSNHLRATAAAGRLLGCPTIGVVRGDELAHRPLNDSLARCADHGMRLVFVDRATYRRKSEPEVLARLLRDSAPDDAYVIPEGGSNALAAEGCASLGRELRGRADVAAVACGTGGTLAGLAAGLGPDQRALAFPVLKGDFLAAETLRIQRSAFGGRRGAWSLDERFHCGGYARTTPELNAFAAEFEARHELPVERTYVAKMLWGLTVLATEGVFPPGTRLAAVITGQPDSSSR comes from the coding sequence ATGTCAGCGCCCGACCCCACCGCCGCCTTGGAGCCCCGGCTGCCCTCTCCGCTCCAACCAGTCGACGATGAGCGCTTCGCCCGCCACGGCCTCCGTCTGCTGCTCAAGCGCGACGATCTGATCCACCCGGACATCCCCGGCAACAAATGGCGCAAACTGGCGCCCAATCTCAGGGCCGCGGCCGGGCGCCCCCTGCTGACCTTCGGCGGCGCCTACTCCAACCACCTGCGGGCCACGGCAGCGGCCGGCAGACTGCTCGGCTGCCCCACGATCGGCGTGGTCCGCGGGGACGAGTTGGCCCACCGCCCCCTCAACGACTCCCTCGCCCGATGCGCCGACCACGGGATGCGGCTGGTCTTCGTCGACAGGGCCACCTACCGCCGCAAGAGCGAGCCCGAGGTGCTGGCGCGCCTGCTGCGCGACTCGGCACCGGACGACGCCTATGTGATCCCCGAAGGCGGCAGTAACGCCCTCGCCGCCGAGGGGTGCGCCTCTCTCGGCCGGGAGCTGCGTGGGCGGGCGGATGTGGCCGCCGTCGCCTGCGGCACCGGAGGCACCCTCGCCGGACTGGCCGCCGGTCTCGGGCCGGACCAGCGGGCGCTGGCGTTCCCCGTACTCAAAGGCGACTTCCTGGCCGCCGAGACGCTCCGCATCCAACGCTCCGCCTTCGGCGGTCGCCGAGGGGCCTGGTCCCTGGACGAACGCTTCCACTGCGGGGGCTACGCCCGGACCACACCCGAACTGAACGCATTCGCAGCTGAGTTCGAAGCACGTCACGAACTCCCCGTGGAGCGTACATATGTCGCCAAAATGCTCTGGGGTCTGACCGTGCTCGCCACGGAGGGTGTCTTCCCCCCCGGCACCCGACTGGCAGCCGTCATCACGGGTCAGCCCGACTCCTCCTCCCGATAG
- a CDS encoding N-acetylmuramoyl-L-alanine amidase: MASPMSASTFLKALRDEGLTVVQVGDWRTHNRNHKGPWGPVHGVMIHHTVTRGTAGTVALCRDGRSDLPGPLCHGVIDKEGTVHLVGFGRANHAGMGDDDVLRAVIAEKALPPDNEANTDGNRYFYGFECINLGDGKDPWPAAQLTAIEKASAAVCRVHGWGARSVIGHLEWQPGKPDPRGFTMAWLRERVQERLK, encoded by the coding sequence ATGGCCTCACCCATGTCCGCGAGCACGTTCCTCAAAGCGCTTCGCGACGAGGGGCTGACCGTCGTCCAAGTCGGTGACTGGCGCACCCACAACCGCAACCACAAGGGACCCTGGGGGCCCGTGCACGGAGTGATGATCCACCACACCGTCACCCGGGGCACGGCGGGAACTGTCGCCCTGTGCCGCGACGGGCGCAGCGATCTACCGGGACCGCTGTGCCACGGCGTCATCGACAAGGAGGGCACCGTGCACCTCGTCGGCTTCGGTCGCGCCAACCACGCCGGCATGGGCGACGACGACGTCCTGCGGGCGGTCATCGCCGAGAAGGCCCTGCCCCCGGACAACGAGGCCAACACGGACGGCAACCGGTACTTCTACGGTTTCGAGTGCATCAACCTCGGCGACGGCAAGGACCCCTGGCCCGCCGCCCAACTGACGGCGATCGAGAAGGCGTCGGCCGCCGTGTGCCGGGTGCACGGCTGGGGTGCGCGTTCGGTCATCGGACATCTGGAGTGGCAGCCAGGCAAGCCCGATCCCAGGGGCTTCACCATGGCCTGGCTGCGGGAGCGCGTGCAGGAGCGGCTGAAATGA
- a CDS encoding family 2B encapsulin nanocompartment shell protein: MSVGSVGSVGDEVRDQQAPQQQSLGTAAARNLATTTKSAPQMQEITSRWLLRALPWVQVQGGTYRVNRRLSYAVGDGRVTFVQTGERVAVIPAELGELPALRQYDDEGVLGELANRCEQQEFSAGQLLAEAGSPADRVLLLAHGRVEQIGTGPYGDEAVVNVLADGAYLGEQALVEADATWQYTARAATACTVLVLTRSDVLNLAERAESLRTHLAGVAALPRQRTNKYGEAAIDLSAGHVGEAVVPHTFVDYEASPREYELSVAQTVLKVHSRVADLYNQPMNQTEQQLRLTVEALRERQEDELINNREFGLLANCDYEQRLQPHDGAPSPDDMDELLSRRRGSKLFLAHPRAIAAFGRECNRRGLVPQSVEVGGHHVPAWRGVPIFPSNKIPITPARTTSIICMRTGEAEQGVIGLQQAGIPDEIEPSLSVRFMGIDEQAIISYLVTAYYSAAVLVPDALGVLENVEVSRWS, translated from the coding sequence ATGTCGGTTGGTTCGGTTGGTTCTGTCGGCGACGAAGTACGTGATCAGCAGGCGCCACAGCAGCAGAGCCTCGGCACGGCAGCCGCGCGGAATCTCGCGACCACCACCAAGTCCGCACCCCAGATGCAGGAGATCACCTCACGGTGGCTGCTGCGGGCGCTGCCGTGGGTGCAGGTGCAGGGCGGCACCTATCGGGTGAACCGCCGACTGAGTTACGCGGTGGGTGACGGCCGGGTCACCTTCGTCCAGACCGGTGAGCGGGTCGCGGTGATCCCCGCCGAGTTGGGGGAGCTGCCCGCGTTGCGGCAGTACGACGACGAGGGTGTCCTCGGCGAATTGGCGAACCGTTGCGAGCAGCAGGAGTTCAGCGCAGGTCAACTGCTGGCGGAGGCGGGCTCGCCCGCAGACCGCGTCCTGCTGCTGGCCCACGGCAGGGTCGAGCAGATCGGCACCGGCCCCTACGGGGACGAAGCCGTCGTCAACGTCCTTGCCGACGGTGCCTACCTGGGCGAGCAAGCGCTGGTGGAAGCCGACGCCACCTGGCAGTACACCGCCCGTGCAGCCACCGCCTGCACCGTTCTCGTGCTCACCCGCAGCGACGTGCTCAACCTCGCGGAGCGGGCGGAGTCGCTGCGGACCCATCTGGCGGGGGTCGCGGCCCTGCCCCGCCAGCGGACCAACAAGTACGGCGAGGCGGCCATCGACCTCTCCGCCGGCCATGTCGGCGAAGCGGTGGTGCCGCACACCTTCGTCGACTACGAGGCGTCCCCCCGCGAGTACGAACTGAGCGTCGCGCAGACCGTTCTGAAGGTCCACAGCCGGGTTGCCGACCTGTACAACCAGCCGATGAACCAGACCGAGCAGCAGTTGCGGCTCACGGTCGAGGCGCTGCGCGAGCGCCAGGAGGACGAGCTCATCAACAACCGGGAGTTCGGTCTCCTGGCCAACTGCGACTACGAGCAGCGCCTCCAGCCCCACGACGGCGCGCCCAGCCCCGACGACATGGACGAACTGCTCTCCCGGCGGCGGGGATCGAAGCTCTTCCTCGCTCACCCGAGGGCCATCGCCGCCTTCGGTCGCGAGTGCAACCGGCGCGGACTGGTGCCGCAGAGCGTGGAGGTGGGTGGACACCATGTGCCGGCGTGGCGTGGTGTGCCCATCTTCCCCAGCAACAAGATCCCGATCACCCCGGCCCGGACCACGTCCATCATCTGTATGCGTACCGGTGAGGCCGAGCAGGGTGTCATCGGGCTCCAGCAGGCGGGCATTCCGGACGAGATCGAGCCGAGCCTGTCCGTGCGCTTCATGGGCATCGACGAGCAGGCGATCATCTCCTACCTCGTCACGGCGTACTACTCGGCCGCGGTCCTCGTCCCTGACGCGTTGGGCGTCCTGGAGAACGTCGAGGTGAGCCGCTGGAGCTGA